ATGCACCAATTGCTTCTGCCTCTTTTAAAAGTAATGGCAAAATAGGCTCGTCCTCAATTAGATGGGGAGCTGACAGGATAAACACCCAACAAGGTAGCTCTACCGCTTTACGAAAATCAGTAGCCCTCGTCATTTTTCGTCGGTTTAACTGACTGTACAAAAAGTCTAGTAGTTGATGAGCGTAGCCTTTTTCCTGGGCAACAAACCGCAATGTCTGTTCATCATTCCAAGTATGCGGTAACCAGCGTAGCCATTTCCATTGCTCCTCTTCCCATTCTGGATAAAAGGTAGCGATTTTCACTTCATCAGGAGAGTGGTGTGTAACCATCTGCAATACCATAACCCTGATAGCATTCAGAACGGCTTCCTGCTCACCTACCACGCCTATGACTTTAGATTGAAAGAGGGGGAGTTGGATAGGAACCGACTCAACCCTTCCAAAGGTTCGAGACAAATTTTGAGCTTCTTCAACTAACGGATCTGTCTCATAGCCTTCCTGTTTTGGCACTATAATCTGATAGGTAGCTGGTAGCGTTCCTTCTCCCATACGCAAACGTAAAAAATCCTCGTCACGTGTGGATCTCTCCCATAAAGAGCTGCTTCTCTCTTCTATTCGCTGTATACACTTCCGTACAGACGGGTTCAATTCGTGCATAATGGTTCGCTGTTCCTCTTGTAACTCTATTAACTCCCGTCTATGTTTCTCCAACACTTCTTGGTACTGATTGGTTCGTGTTTCTACCTGTCTACGATAATTCCTCTTGTTATAAAGATAGGTAAAGACCGGAACCGTATATGAAACAATCATAGCGCTCATAAAAATCATCTGAAATACGAAAAAATTCTTGTTTCCCGTATTCATTCTCGATCCGATATATAAATAAGCAAAAAGCGAAATTCCCGTTATAATGATGGGAATTAAGATAGAAATGATAGAGAAAGCAGGCGGTTGGGGAACAAGAGGTGGTCGATGGATTTCTACTGTTTGTTTGGGTAATGTACGCTTTAAGCGTGGTGATCGCTGAAAATAGTCATAGGCCATTCCTGCTCCCCCTCCCCTGTATTAGTTTATAAGGTCTTCCACACATACCCTTTTGACTCGCTCTTGTTTTTGTCTTTTTTCTCATTTCGAGTGTGTACATGTTCATCTTCAGGTATTTGTTGTTGGTATAAAGAACGCCAACCTTCAATTGTTTGGCCTTTGTTACCAGTAGAAAAGTTACGCTGTACTCTCAGATATGCTCCAGACCTGACACCTAGCTCGAACAATGTGGCCTCCGATGAAAGAATTTTCCATTCATGTTCTCCCACTTTCACTTCCAGCATATAGGTTACGTCAGTCACTCTTTGAGACTCTCCCTCTTTTATCATGCGAGAAATCTTTTCAGCAATCATTTGACAAGGAATATGAGTCGGCAATTCAAAATCCGGCCACTTACTCTTATCAGCATTTGTTACAATTGTCACAATGATTTTATCCATTTTCCCACCATTTTTACTAGATCGTCTGAACGACTAGCTTTTCTAAAATGATCTCCTGTAAAACCTCATCCATTTCCATATGAGAGCTAGGAGAAATACATACCCAGTCCTCTCGTTCCTTAACAAATAGACGGATTAACCAATTTGCAATACTAGAAGTAAGAAACGTCATTCCATTTAAGCTCCATTCATTTTGATGCCATGACATTGTGATTAATTGCCCCTCGCACCATTGAGCTTTTAAGGAGTGAGCAAACGCCTCTGCTGCATCTTTATGGCACTCATAATCTAATATAGTGGCACAAATCTCATTAATAGAAGCTGTTTCTACCGTTCCTCTAATTTGTTGAAAAATAGCATTTGGTAACTCAATAGATGGAACCATTACTTTTTCCTCAGGGTTTTTTCTGATTCGATTACACATTGTTTTACTGGCTTGTATGGGTTCACCTAAAGCTCGTAACTCATATACATTTTTACCACCCAATGCCGCTATCTTCTCAACTACAACTTCTCGGTCGAAATGAAAGTACCCCTCATATGCTTCTTTATGTTTATCAGTGTAACGAAAGTAACAGCACGTTGTCGCATGTCCACATGGGGCTACAAGTGAATTCACGATCTCATTTATGTACAGGCCTGTCTCATCCTCAAATATATACCCCTTTTGTAATAGCTCTGTCTTTATTAGGTCCCATTCCTCTTGCAAGTCTTCAGTTAGATATCCAGCATAAGGCTCTGCTATACCCAGTACTTGATCAGCACCAGTTAGGCATGCTAAAAAGTATAGCTGTTTATCCGTGATTGAAATAGATTCAATCGGATTTTTCATACTAGCCTCCTTACAATGCTATTGATTTTATCGCGCAAGCCAAGCGAACCACTCTCTTTTGTGTCCCGTCTTATCGTATGGGGTAAACGAGTCTGTCTGATTCCAGCTAACATCCAATAGTGCAATATCATCGCTAAGCGGACTGTCACTAGCTTGAAGAATCATGGACTGTAGCTCGTTGTCTGTCGGGAGCGGATAGCATTTATCTAATGTGGCTAAGCCATCTGTATAGGCTATCATTCGTGTAAAACAATGTTGTCCAGCCAAACTGGATTGAAATAAATGTGGTTTTCCTCCCACAGGCCCATGTAATGTTGACCAACGCTCCTGTGTATTACAGGTTGCTTGTAAGCATTCTGTTATTTCCTGTTCTTGACTAAATAATCGTAACCGCAAATCCCCCTGCCAAGCGAATAGAATTCTTCCTTTTGGAAAGGAATGCGAGGGTAAATCAATGCGTCCGCAAATATACATTGTTTCACTACCATGTGATCGCTTCGCTTCTAATACATCTCTGAGCAAGCCTTTAATATCTGAAGGTAATGGATGATTGACTACGATTCTATTGGTTACAGTGGTTAACGCTTGTAAATGTAATTCCAACTGTTGGAGAAGAAACTCTTCCTCCTGCTCTTTATTAATGACATCGGAAGCAAGCCAATCCAGAAGTGCATCCCCTAGCATTTTTGCTGCGAGTTCCCCACAGTAAGAAAGTGACACGCCATCACACAATGCAAATAAAAAAGATTGCTCGTTTCTAGCAAACGTAAGATAATCTTGCCCCTTCTCTTGGGCATGTTGCGTTTCCGTAGCACGGGCGTACGCGTATCTCCAGACAAATTGTTCCGATTCTCTCGTTACAGACAGCTCTGTATGTTGATGTATTTTTCCATAACGATAGGCTTGTTTCACATCGCATCACCTGTCTTTAACGAACGGGGGTTGCTGCCGACATTTGAAACCCTAAAGACACCAATTCTGGACTGGTAGCCGGAAACATTAGCAACGCACCCTTTTTTAATTGATACATGGACTCACTCATCATTTCACGATAGCTCTCCGGTAAAACAGAAGACATCGAACGTAGTCTATTGGCATGTTCATCTCTCATGATTGTATCTGGCATGATTCCATCCCAACGCTTCACATCGGCCATCTCATCATCGCATACCTCTTCGGATATAAAAATATTTTCAACAAGCACATGTCCATCGGGAACTGCCATTTGCATGATTCGTTTCACCACAGGCTCGGGATCCTCCCCGGTTGCTGCACCATCAGTCATATGACAGATCAGAGGAGCCGGAGAATCTTGCAGAAATGGTAGCTCTTCTAGCAATAATTTTTCAACCTGTTTAAACGCTTTGGCCATGTCTGTCAATCTACGTGGGCTTATTTCAGGCAACTTCCCCAACCGGGCTACTTCATCTATTCCTCGGATTCCATCCAACAAATCATATACTTCATCGCTGTATGCTAATATTGCTATACGATAACGTGGCGACATACGAGTTCCTTTAGTAGAACGAAAAATCATCTGTCGAATGGTAGCAGATAATGCCTCCATCACCACATCAATCCTGCGTTTATCTCCCATTGGTAGACACATGGAACCACTCACATCAATCAGATAAATGATAAGAGCTGGGGTTCGATGTGTCGCTGGTAAATCATAACTCATAACCGATTCTCCTTATCCTCCTGTTGTAAAAAAAACGGGGCAGAAGCAGTTTGTTTACTTTACTGCGTGTAGAGTCAAAATAATCGGCTTCCGACTTAGTAGTAGTGGTAGTATTTAGGACCGTGGAATTTTTTCACTTACCTTAACCAATCCAGATACAGAAGGCTCAACCTGATCCTCTTCATTTGTATCCACGCCATATCCATCATGTAAAGAAGCATCAAGAAATTGTATATTTTCCCGTACAAACTGAAAGCGTGCCATTGGCAACTGTTCATTTGTACCCAATGTAGCTAAATGTCGTTGCATATCCTGCTGCGGAAAAAATCGTGATTCGCTTGTTACTGCCAGCACGGCTCCCTGTTCTCTCAATTGATGTCGAATATGCTCCATTGTAATCGTTAATCGTTCTGCACTTTCTCTATCAATCTGTTGGAAGCGTTCGGCAGACTCTACCAGACGCTTAGCTAAATCGTTGGAGTGCGCTTGTAGTTGCTCCATTAGAGCACGGACCGCACGCCAATTATCCTCCAACTGTGATTGTTGCCTAACTTCCCAGGTAAGACTTTCCATTGCATGATGCAAACGTCCTTCTATTTCACTCCACTCCTGTGCAGCTCGTTTGTATTCATGCCCCAATTCTTGCAACAGATGCGGATGTACCAGTATTCGCGACATCTCTTATCCCCTCTGATTTACTCATACTCTTTCTAACAGGCAGTACGAAATTTCATTACTCGTGACCTTGGAAATGAATCATGGTGCTTACTTGACAAGATTATTTGGGAACAACATCAAAGATTTTCCCTATCTTTTTAGATTTACAGAACCAGGAACTTCATACTAGAGTAATTGGACCTGTTTTTTTCGCTACGTATAGGTAGATAGATACAAAAAAAGTCTTTTTCAACGAAAAAGACTTACCTATCATTTTAGGTATATTCACTACATTATTTAGGAGTTAGCCGAGAGCTTGTCATTATAGGCATGGGTATTTCCACATTCCATGCGGTCTAGCTTCTGCCTTGCGAGAATTACAGGAGAAAGGTAGCTAGTAATCCAAATAAAAACAAGGGTATATTATAATGAAGAAACGTAGGGACACACGTATCCCAGATATGATGATGTTGCCCATCTGCATTCAATCCTGAGGTAGGTCCTAGGGTGCTATCGGAAGCTGGAGATCCCGCATCCCCCAAAGCACCTGCTGTACCGATTAACGCGGCCGTAGCTAGTACAGAGAAGCCCAGTCCAGCACAAAGCGGTACAAAAATAGCAGCAATAATTGGGACTGTACCAAATGAAGAACCAATACCTATTGTAATCACTAAACCGATCAATAGCATGATAACGCTAGCTAAAAAACGGTTTTGACCAAAATATTCCACTCCAGATCCTACTAGTTGCTGAACAGCTCCTGTTTCTTTTAACACTGTAGCATAGCCAGACGCAAGTAGGATAACAAAGGCGATAAACCCCATCATAGCAACACCTCGTTGCACCACATCGTCCCCCAAATTCCATGGTACCACGCGGAAAACAAATAGACAGACAATTCCCGAAAGCGAACCGATAATAAGTGACTTGGTCAATAATTGCACTGTCAAGGCTAAGAGAATGGCTACTAGGGTGAACGCATGCCGCTTCGTAAAACGTAATACTTGCTTCTTCTCCTCATTCTCAATATCCTTAGATATCATTTGGTATGTTCTGGATTTTCGATAACTAATGAATAATGCCACCAATAACCCAATAATCATCCCGATCCCTGGAATAAGCATCGCTTTTGGAAATTCAGTCACAGCGATCGTCATACCAGCTTTCCCCATTTCAGATACAACAATCTGATGATAGATCAAGCCAAAGCCCGCTGGAAGCATGAGATAAGGTGCTTGCAAACCAAATGTTAACGCACAAGCAACAGCACGCCGGTCTATTTGCATTTTAGTAAACAAGGTCAATAAGGGCGGGATTAGAATGGGAATAAAGGCAATATGCACTGGTACTACATTTTGAGACAAACAGGCTGCTGTAGCAATGGACATGAGCAAGATACCACGTTTTCCACGCAATACCACCAATAATTTATTTACTAATAAGGATGTGATATCAGACTTGGCGATCATAACTGCAAACATCCCAAGTAAAATATAGCTGAGTGCTGTTTCTAATTGCCCACTCATCCCCTGCACCATCAACTGGATGGTGTCAGTTAACGAAACACCGGCAACCAGACCTGCTGTTATGGAAGCGGCGATCAAACCAAATATGACATTTAATCGCAACAGCGACAATATAACAATCACAATTACCGAAAGTATAACTCCATTTAATAATAGCATGACGTTCACCTACGCTTTAGTATATTAGCTAACTAAAGTTATAACATAGTAAAGTATTTGTGACAAGCGCTTTTGTAGCTCGAAATACAGCGCATGTTCTTCTCATAATCATTCCATCAGCCTACATAAAATACAGAATTTTTTCATAACTAACAAAACGAATATGATCGATCATTGAATTGTATTGCTTTATAGACAAACGTTCCGATTGAGTATATGATGGCAGTAATGATAACAACTACAAAACGCTTCGGGGAGCTGGAATTGGCCGGCTGAGAGTGTATTACCTTTAATACTGACCCATAACCTGATCTGGATAATGCCAGCGTAGGGAAGTAAGCTTCTGATATCTTCTTACATGAACGCTTCCAGGACAGGTTGCGTTTTTTTGTTGTCTACCAAACAACATGGAGGTTTCGGGATTTATGAGAAATGGTAAACGTTTTACTGCTACTTTCCTTTCTGGTTTGCTCGTATTCGCTTTAACAGCTTGTGGACAATCTGCTACACCAGATACACCAAGCGACAAGAAGTCACCTGAAGCAGCCCCTGCCAAAACTCTAAGTAAGGTCGTCCTTGATTGGACACCTAATACGAATCACACCGGATTATATGTCGCTCTTGAAAAAGGCTACTTTGCCGAGCAAGGGCTGGATGTAGAAATTGTTCAACCCGGCATGAACGGGGCTGATACGATGGTGGCCACCGGTGAAATTCCGTTTGGAGTAAGCTATCAAGAGGGCGTCACGCAAGCACGAACTCAAAACGTACCTATCGTGTCGCTTGCAGCTGTCATTCAGCATAATACTTCTGGTTTTGCTTCACCTGTGGGCAAGAATATTTTGTCTCCCAAAGATTTTGAAGGAAAAACCTACGGGGGCTATGGTGCTCCAAGTGAGAAAGCTGTTTTACAATCTCTAATGAGCCTAGAAAAAGCCGATATAAATAAGCTAAACATTATTAATGTAGGCGAAGCGGATTACTTTACTGCTGTAAAACGCGATATTGACTTCTCTTGGATTTTTTACGCGTGGACGGGCATTGAGGCAGAGTTACGCAATGAACCAATAAATATGATATACGTTAATAAATATTCGGATAAACTAGATTATTATACCCCTGTTCTCATTACTAATGAAAAAATGATTCAAGAGAAGCCAGAGATAGTTAAAGCCTTCATGGCAGCAACCTCCATGGGATATCAATATGCTGGTAAACATCCAGAAGAAGCGGCTAATATCCTCCTTAAGCACGTTCCAGATTTGGACGAAAAATTGGTACAAGCAAGCCAAAAATGGTTAAGTCCACGTTATCAAGATGATGCACCACGTTGGGGAGAACAAAAACGCGATGTATGGCAAGGCTACTCCGACTGGATGGTTGAACATCACTTATTGGAAAAACCGCTTGATGTAGACAAAGCATTTACCAATGACTTTTTACCAAAACCATAAGCGAGGCATATCACATAGAGGAGCGATTCCAGATGGCAAACGCCTTAGTTAGCATTCAAATTATCCCTACTACACCTCAAGGTGAAGGGGTCATTCCCTTTGTAGACAAAGCAATTGAAGTCATTTCGCAATCAGGGGTAAAGTATTTAGTTAGCCCGTTAGAAACCACGATGGAGGGTGAGTTGGAAGAACTGCTTGCTATCGTAAAAAAGATGAATGATGTCATGGTTGAGGCTGGTTGCCCGTCCGTAATCTCCCAAATCAAAATTTATCACCGTGCTGATGGGTTAGCTTCTATGGATGTATTGACGGAGAAATATCGTCCATGAATAAAAATCGTCGTCTATTTACAACAGGATGGCCGCCCGTTCTTGCGGTCTTCCTGTTTCTCTTTATCTGGCAGCTTGCGACGTTTATTTGGAAACCCGAAGCATGGTTTTTACCAAGTCCCCTTGTTATTTTCCAAGAAGGCTGGAATCAAGCGCCTCAACTCACGCAACATTTGTGGGCTACCTTACAAATCACCTTGCTTGGCTTTGCAATTGGGAGCACAGCTGGTCTTATTCTGGCCTTTTTATTACATGTGACTCCGCCCATTAAGGCTGCCTTATATCCATTACTCATCCTAAGTCAAAACATACCGACCATTATTTTAGCTCCTCTTTTGATGATCTGGTTTGGCTTTGGTTTATTGCCAAAAATGATTTTGATTACGTTGGTCTGCTTTTTTCCCGTCACCTTATCTACAATGACTGGACTTGCGCAAACCGACCCTCAAATAAAACGATATATGCTAATGATTGGAGCAACTCGTCAACAAATTTTCTGGAAGCTAGAGTTACCTCACTCGCTTGCTTCCATGTTTTCTGGACTAAAAATATCGGCAACCTACAGTGTTATGGGTGCCGTCATTTCTGAATGGTTAGGATCGCAAAAAGGAATTGGCGTCTATATGCTGATGGCAAAAGCATCATTTCGTGCTGATCGTGTATTTGTAACGATGTTTCTCATTGTAATTGTTAGCTGCTTGTTATTTGGCTTGATTAGCCTCTTAGAACGCTGGACACTCCGATGGCAATCGAATAAGTAAGGCTAGAGAATTTGAGGTCAATAAAAAAGGAAGTGAACAAGCGTGAGTAATGACATCCACACATCTATAAGTATGGACATGACTCCAGAGCAAAATATAGCGTCTACATCTACACTAAAATCTGCATATACTCCCGACTCTGCACTTGTCGTTAAGCAAGTCTCACACTCCTTTACAGATTCGGGATGCACTATTGAAGTGCTTCAACAGATTTCTTTAGAAGTAAAAAAAGGTGAGTTTGTTTCCTTAATCGGACCATCTGGCAGCGGAAAAAGCACATTATTTCATATTATTGGAGGTCTTTTATCACCAATACACGGTAGCATTACAATTGAAGGTAAACAGGTTACTGGTGAAACAGGTCACATTAGCTATATGCCGCAATCCTCTAGCTTACTTCCTTGGCGTACAATAGAAGAAAACGTCGGACTAGCCTTAGAAATAGAAGGTGTATCACGTAAAGAAACGCTCAAGCTGGCACGTGAATGGTTGCCGAAGGTT
This is a stretch of genomic DNA from Brevibacillus laterosporus DSM 25. It encodes these proteins:
- a CDS encoding Na+/H+ antiporter family protein, translating into MLLLNGVILSVIVIVILSLLRLNVIFGLIAASITAGLVAGVSLTDTIQLMVQGMSGQLETALSYILLGMFAVMIAKSDITSLLVNKLLVVLRGKRGILLMSIATAACLSQNVVPVHIAFIPILIPPLLTLFTKMQIDRRAVACALTFGLQAPYLMLPAGFGLIYHQIVVSEMGKAGMTIAVTEFPKAMLIPGIGMIIGLLVALFISYRKSRTYQMISKDIENEEKKQVLRFTKRHAFTLVAILLALTVQLLTKSLIIGSLSGIVCLFVFRVVPWNLGDDVVQRGVAMMGFIAFVILLASGYATVLKETGAVQQLVGSGVEYFGQNRFLASVIMLLIGLVITIGIGSSFGTVPIIAAIFVPLCAGLGFSVLATAALIGTAGALGDAGSPASDSTLGPTSGLNADGQHHHIWDTCVPTFLHYNIPLFLFGLLATFLL
- a CDS encoding vWA domain-containing protein: MSYDLPATHRTPALIIYLIDVSGSMCLPMGDKRRIDVVMEALSATIRQMIFRSTKGTRMSPRYRIAILAYSDEVYDLLDGIRGIDEVARLGKLPEISPRRLTDMAKAFKQVEKLLLEELPFLQDSPAPLICHMTDGAATGEDPEPVVKRIMQMAVPDGHVLVENIFISEEVCDDEMADVKRWDGIMPDTIMRDEHANRLRSMSSVLPESYREMMSESMYQLKKGALLMFPATSPELVSLGFQMSAATPVR
- a CDS encoding ABC transporter permease translates to MNKNRRLFTTGWPPVLAVFLFLFIWQLATFIWKPEAWFLPSPLVIFQEGWNQAPQLTQHLWATLQITLLGFAIGSTAGLILAFLLHVTPPIKAALYPLLILSQNIPTIILAPLLMIWFGFGLLPKMILITLVCFFPVTLSTMTGLAQTDPQIKRYMLMIGATRQQIFWKLELPHSLASMFSGLKISATYSVMGAVISEWLGSQKGIGVYMLMAKASFRADRVFVTMFLIVIVSCLLFGLISLLERWTLRWQSNK
- a CDS encoding ABC transporter ATP-binding protein yields the protein MSNDIHTSISMDMTPEQNIASTSTLKSAYTPDSALVVKQVSHSFTDSGCTIEVLQQISLEVKKGEFVSLIGPSGSGKSTLFHIIGGLLSPIHGSITIEGKQVTGETGHISYMPQSSSLLPWRTIEENVGLALEIEGVSRKETLKLAREWLPKVGLDGYEKAYPHMLSGGMQQRVAFLRALLSRQELICLDEPFGALDALSRTDMQNWLLSIWEKHKRSVLLITHSIDEAIFLSDKIYVLTAKPAQVAATISVPFERPRREKMLLSPEFLLVKEEILTLLRHSQQA
- a CDS encoding MTH1187 family thiamine-binding protein, coding for MANALVSIQIIPTTPQGEGVIPFVDKAIEVISQSGVKYLVSPLETTMEGELEELLAIVKKMNDVMVEAGCPSVISQIKIYHRADGLASMDVLTEKYRP
- a CDS encoding type VII secretion target yields the protein MSRILVHPHLLQELGHEYKRAAQEWSEIEGRLHHAMESLTWEVRQQSQLEDNWRAVRALMEQLQAHSNDLAKRLVESAERFQQIDRESAERLTITMEHIRHQLREQGAVLAVTSESRFFPQQDMQRHLATLGTNEQLPMARFQFVRENIQFLDASLHDGYGVDTNEEDQVEPSVSGLVKVSEKIPRS
- a CDS encoding ABC transporter substrate-binding protein, whose translation is MRNGKRFTATFLSGLLVFALTACGQSATPDTPSDKKSPEAAPAKTLSKVVLDWTPNTNHTGLYVALEKGYFAEQGLDVEIVQPGMNGADTMVATGEIPFGVSYQEGVTQARTQNVPIVSLAAVIQHNTSGFASPVGKNILSPKDFEGKTYGGYGAPSEKAVLQSLMSLEKADINKLNIINVGEADYFTAVKRDIDFSWIFYAWTGIEAELRNEPINMIYVNKYSDKLDYYTPVLITNEKMIQEKPEIVKAFMAATSMGYQYAGKHPEEAANILLKHVPDLDEKLVQASQKWLSPRYQDDAPRWGEQKRDVWQGYSDWMVEHHLLEKPLDVDKAFTNDFLPKP